tattttatatagtagttgtataaattaattatataattttcgttCAAAAAATCactattgatcatatatactataaaattataatatactataaaattatctaatattcattaaccatatataaaatgttaaatggatcacttaattttaattttttattaatttaattaattctttgtattattttttctgtaaaaataaaatgttcatAGATCGAATTAAACTGATAACTAATGATCCAGCAAATATGATGAACCGATATTTCGGTCCACCACTCGTAAATTAAAAACACCTGGTGTCAAGCCACGGCCACACGATTACTTGGACGGCTCAGATAAAGGCACGCATGGGGGTAACATGACACTCTTCCGCCACTTCCACTTCTCCCGCCGCTCCGGCTGCTCTGTACGGGACCCCGAACTCCTGGTCATTGAAGCACTTCACCGTCCCGCTCAGCCTCTCACCCCTCTTCTTCGCCGCCGGGCCCTCCACCAAACAAACCCAAAAGAATCACTCACACCAAAACCAAACCCTATAAAACTTCAAGGGTGTGTCCAGGCACATCAATTCAGGTTTGTCTCTCCATTGTTTCAAAACATTGACTGTCATTTATTCCATCTGTGTTTGGTTGGTGCATCAAGATTTCATTTtgcaaaaagataaagaaaaagcaACGTAGTAGTGATCTGTGTGGAGTGGGGCGTGCCAACAGATTCATTTGGAGCATTTTcaatcttataatttataatccTGTAGTTTGAAACGTGAAAAATGGTGGAAGATTGAGGGAATTTATAATCCTTTCGTGGGAATATAGCTGAAAAAGCGTAAACAGTTTGATTTCATTTTCTGAGAATGTCTGCAGATGTACACTGCAGATAACCTGTTTGCTTAAACGCTGCAGTTGCTGTGCTGCATTATTGTCTCTTCCAGATCCACATACCAGAATACCTAGTCGTTCCAAGATGTTAAACTGACTTGCCAAATAGTGATTCGATAACATCAACTTCAATGTAACTAATGCAAATATCTGAATTTATAAGTCAGTTTTTATTAATCTGAATGGTTTGAGAatgatgtttattttgatatctTATATAGAGAAATGCTGATTTTGTCATCTCCAATCACACCAACTGATAGTAATTTACGTGACTTTCATCTTAGTTGTTGACTTCTAAATCCATTTAAAACGTGACAGCTTAGTCATATGATTGAAGATGACAAAAATTAGGATGAAGAGTAGGATTAGTCCATTATAAATgtaatctttttaatttattctttcagATATGGGTCAATTATCATGAGCCGAAATGTTGCCTATGCGAGTTAGAAATGCGGTAAACTTGCTTAACATATTTACGGAAATATCTACTGAAAGCTTTATTGATGTTGGCAAGCATTTCCCTGCTTTTTATACGACTGGTTCAACTTGCTCGGAGCTGCCAATAAAACGTAAGAAGTCTGAGAGGAAGCCATTGGTGACGAGTGTTAATGACCTCAAGCGTGAAGCTAGGTTGAGGAGGAAAGAGAGGCAGAAGGTGCAAGAGGTTATTCTACAACCTCCCAAAAATGGGCTTTTGGTCAAGGGATTAGTTCCAGTTGCTCGTCAAGTGTATAGTGCCAGAGCCAAGCTTCATGTTTGTGTCTCAAGGGTTGTCAAGAACATTGCTATATATACTTGCAGGTAAGGTAGATTTTTCTAAGTTTTGATTTAAGACACCAGTTGTATAAGATGTGTGGCTTTTAATTAGATGGGACTACTGCAAAATATGCTTGAAGTGAAAGTTAAGGGAAACGAGACTAGAGGATTTGAGTAATGGTGTTCTTTGAGGGTTTTTAGTTCAAGAAGTCAAAAAATGGCCTTTCTTAAACGATTCATGAAATAAAGCATCGTTAAtgcaacattttttattttcagtccATTGGCACGGAACAATTACTATGCtataattttgtatatgtaATGTTGGGTTACCGATGAAAAAGGATATGTAATGTTGGGCTATCTTGATATAACCTTTTGAAACCAGAGatgacaatattttaaaatcacaatTCTGAGAAACAATGGGCAATGTGTTAACATTGCTCCCAcatttctgattctgttttgtcCTTAATTTGTTTTGGAAGTGGAGTAATTAGATCATTATCTATGGGGTAattacttgttaaaaaagattattttgttttgtatgcaAATCTGGATATGCTTTGTCCTTCATTGTTTAAATTAGGAGTGGAGTAATAAGATCAATACCTGTGGGTAGATATAATAAATCCCTCATTATTAGCTGATTTTCATtgtttcactcactttttttttttttttttcaaaaagaaaaaaataatcttgTGAAATGGCCGTTTGTTGTATGCAGCTTGTGTGGAGAAGTTCATGTTGGTCATCCACCACACAGAATTAGGACATGCAATGTCGCAGGGAGCCCAACAAACAAAGAGCACACATGGGAAAAGGGGGGCATTGGGCATGTTTTGCCCGTGGTAGAATCATTTCATCTATATGACCGGATTGGTAGAGCTGTTTCACATAATGAGCGTCTTGAAGTGGACCGCATTCCTGCACTTCTAGAACTGTGTGTTCAAGCAGGTGTTGACATTCCTGAGTACCCTACTAGGAGAAGGGCATGCCCTATTTACAGTCTTGCTGGTAGAGTGATAGATTTTGAGCGGAGGTTTCCCAAAGAGGATTCACCTGGCAAAGATATTAACACATATGGGTTTTGGGATAAGAAAAGGAACTTGAATAACGATGACAAATTTATGGACTTGCATTCTGATGACATACAAGGTTTATTATCTTCTTAACTACTCTTTCCTAGTAGaaatttacaattcattttatcacAATAGAACTCACAAAAATGGGGCAGTGTCTATGTACTATTGATATGGCGACTTTGTTGTCTTGTGCTATTATTCCAGTTTTCAATTTGTTTCACTTAATAGTTCTggaatatttttaatcaaatcagTCTCCATGGCCTCATTAATATTTACTCAAGTATACGTTAATCGACATAAAAAAGCTTATAGGTTGTTAACCATTGTTTTGTACAAGCATCTTATGTGCTAGCAAATCTATGCACAGCTATATCTGTTCAGGGCATGGAAGAATGGGAAAAAATGCGATCAGGAGCATCGAAACTTATGGAGAAGTATGCTGTCCAGACTTGTGGATATTGTTCAGAGGTGCAAGTGGGGCCTAAAGGTCATAGGGTAAGGAATTGCCAAGCTTTTAAACACCAGATGAGGGATGGGCAACATGCATGGCAAGAGGCAACAGTTGATGATTTAATTCCTCCAGTGTATGTGTGGCACGTTCGAGATGGGCAGCGTGGTGAGTTGCTTGTTAATGGTTTGAAGAGGTACTATGGGATGTTGCCTGCAGTGGTTGAACTTTTTGCTCAAGCTGGGGCATATGTGGGTGATCATTATGCAGGTGTCATGAGAGAAGATGTTGCAGTTCCTGATTTGGATGAAGAAAAGTTGGTTGTGTAAGGTCGAATATCATCCGGTTCAGATGCTACCTACTCATTTGAAAAAGAAGGTACTCTGTCAGATGTACATGTCCTGTCCATGACATGTCCAAAGACTTGCAGGGCTTGTACGGTGTCCCTATTCACTAGTTTTGTACGTATTTTATAGGATGCATGGGAGTGAGCAATATCTCTCTTGGGAAAAAATTGATGcaggcttttatatatattcagtttgtttctatttttccaTCTTTTCCCTTCTGCTATATATTATTGGCATACAAGCTTAatgagtagtttttttttcattttttttttttttttttatctgtttggAGTAAGCAGGATTTCACCTCTTAACGCAAATCTCTTGGTCCATAAGGAGAATGGGTCAAAGATTCACGTCACTGTTATTCACCAGCACTTACAAGTCATCCTTGGCTATGGAAGGGGTTACCAGTTTTGTTAGTAGAGGGCTGAACGGGGGATGTCAATCTTGCTCCTAAGAGTAGGGCAAGCTCCGAGGAAAGCTCGAAGATGGCAAAGATGGTGGGGACTGTTTCTTCCGATGCAATCACTGCAAGTGGGCTGGAGAGTGTCATGGAAGGGCCTGGTGATGGCGCTCCTCGCCCTTCAATGATAGAAGAACTACTTATCTTCTCTTAGATAGCAATTGATCGGTTTGCATCTATGGTCAATCAATAGGTCTGTGGATCTATTATTCTATACGATAAATCGCCATCTCGTAGCACCACCACGATACCGATTCTCGTTATTTTTTCGAGCCCCTCATGCCTAGCTGTCGGGGTCCTCTGAGGATTACAACGTCGGTTGCAGGATCCTTGGACCATAAATATACAAGAGAAATGCTAATATGTCACTTGAATTTATCCCCTCATTTTGactgttcatatattttttttaaaattttttttttacttaatgattaaaaaagtgacttttaatgtattgatataatttttttattttttaaaaatatttaaatatgttaaaaaaatatgaaataaatacataaataagtaaaaagataaatttatgcTAGGCCCAAGCTCTGCGTGCCACCTAGCACTACTCAATATACAAAGGACATAAATAACGAGACCCTGTGAATATTCCGAATTAATTATTAACTTTTAAAACATGAAACTACATCATTAATGAACTAACTCATCattaatattctatgaaaattaaatattatatttcatcATGTTCAACCTAAAAGGATAATGTCTCCAATTAAGCTTATTTAAACCAAAGTATTaagcaaaaattaaatttttagttaaatttctatttttgtttaaaatatgtaatattttaatttggtttctATCAATTTATGTCCTTCTATCTTTAacccatttcaaaaaaaaattgtgagattTCTGATCATTAACATAAAGCTGAAGGAGCATAAATGTTGACATTGACAcccttttagattttttttatttatttactatctAATACTTCAAAGTATGCcaacttaattatataaaatatttttcatttaattaattttgctATTATTGTCAGGTTTATATTATCTTACAGCCAAATATTTGTAGTCTGATTGATATAACTCTCAGCCTCTAAAATAGAGGTCTGGAGTTTGAAACCCCCATCTCCAActccaaatatataatatatatatatatatatatatcttctatatatataagtggctatttaACGGAGCCtaacggaaattcttgttttccgTTAGTGCTCTGTTAAATCATCGTTGGTGCTCAGCTGATTCCACTGATTCAACTTGCAGAGCAACACCTGACAGCTGATTCAACCTGCAGAGCAACAGCTGATTCCTGTTTATGCATTTGAAAGAGACTTGTCATTAACAGTGCAGAAAAAGTACAcaggaaaacataaaaaaagttGTTCAACCCAAATAAAAAGCATACAATGAAAATACATGAAAGTGCTGCACTGCATAACTGAAAGcaggaaaataataaactcaaaataatctAATACTCAATGGATAATGTGGAAAACTGCAAAACTGAGCTTTCACATCTTTGAAGTCTGTTTGTTGGCAGTGTGGCACGCCAATAAACAAATGAGTAGAATTTGTATGAAGAGCAAAAGCAGAATTTGTTTAGTCTgcataatatgaaattttttccTAGCTAACATGAGTATATGAGTAGTTTGTAAATCACTTTCACCACTTTCATATGTCACAGTAGTTTCAAGATAATCAACATATTTTAAACTACTAAGCTTATCTAAAGCAAATAACCAAcaggaaaacataaaaaaagttGTTCAACCAAGATAATCAACATATTTTAAACTACTAAGCTTATCTAAATCCAATAACCAAcaggaaaacataaaaaaagttGTTCAACCCAAATAAAAAGCATGCAATGAAAATACATGAAAGTGCTGGACTGCATAactgaaaacagaaaaataataaactcaaaataatctAATACTCAATGGATAATGTGAAAAATTGCAAAACTGAGCTGCAGAGCAATAGCTGACAGCTGATTCCACTGATTCAACCTGCATAGCAACAGCTGATTCCTATTTATGCATTTGAAAGGGACTTGTCATTAACAGTGCAGAAAAAGTACAcaggaaaacataaaaaaaagttgttcaaCCCAAATAAAAAGCATGCAACGAAAATACATGAAAGTGCTGCACTGCATAACTGAaagcagaaaaataataaactcaaaataatctAATACTCAATGGATAATGTGAAAATTTGCAAAACTAAGCTTTCACATCTTTGAAGTCTGTTTGTTGGCAGTGTGGCACGCCAATAAACAAATGAGTAGAATTTGTATGAGGAGCAAAAGCAGAATTTGTTTAATCTgcataatatgaaattttttccTAGTTAACATGAGTATATGAGTAGTTTCTATGTCacagtaaaaataatttatttgaaactaAGCTTAACTAAATCAAATAACCATCATAAACAATgcttcctaaaaaataatttatttgaagtcAGTTTATTGGCACCTCAAATACACTACTGATATGGAATCTTTTTTCTAGCTAATATGAGTATATGAGTAGTTTCTttgcatgatcatgatcatgagtatGTACATATACTATGATTGAGGTCGTGTCctcatgatcatgttttaccTTTGATAAAAATGCATGGAACCCAACTGCACTGCAGTTTATGCATTTGAAATGGACTTGTCAAATTTGCTACTTTTCTGTCATCCAATTTGCTGGTGCCTGTTTACTGAGAAAGCAGGTTCAACTTGCAGATCAGAAAAAGTAGAcaggaaaacataaaaatgttgTGCTGACATATCTGCCAAATtataaaggataaaaataataaacccaaataaaaaacatacaacgaaaaaacatgaaaatagtCAACTGGTATAACTGTCAAAACCTAAAGGAGAACTGCAAAATTGACTAAAGGATATGAAAAACATGAAAGTGGTGGACTGACATTACTGTGAAAACAtaaaggtgaaaaataataaacttaaaataacctAATACTCAGTGgataagaaaacaaaagctgccaaagaaaacaaaataacctAATACTCTGgattaaaagataagaaaaagtaGGCATACAACAAAGAAGCTGCCAAACAAAAGCTGCCAAAAAACAACACTGccaacaggaaaaaaattgcACGTTGTGATTTTTTGCTGTTATCAGGCAGCCAtactttcttcaaaaaaaaataaattcatgtcagaAAGATTTTTAAGgagaaagataaaataaaaatgtacacAAAAACTGTACTCTTgctgaaaacaaaagaacatatCCATGCATATTTGATAGTTTTTTCCATATATggtttgagagtttttttttcttgtgtctGGCTTGGTTGGTTTTGCAGCTTTTACTTGGTCTTGGAGTGGTCGTATGGGAGGAGGCGAGACATTgcagtttatatataaacataatgtCTTTTAAGAGGCCAAACTTAACCAAACCCAACCACATATATGCAGCCTCacttccaactaaccaaattaTGATCTTTGCTCCTCATACAACTTCACTTCCAACTAAACAAATTCTGATCTTTACTAAGGATCAAGCAAATTGTCATAGGTGAATAAGGATCAAGCAGATTCTggtcttctcttctcttttattttttccttttactgtttttttatgtttactgcTGGTTTTTACTGGTGATGATTTGTTTTCAGCTGATTTCCCAGTTCTGTGAGGTGTTCTTGGATGAGGATCAACTGGACATTTCTAGCTCTTCTCTTAGTAAGTGTAtggtattatttatttctttctatatatttgGGATACgtctttttgtaattttaaaaaatatttattacttatgaattttttgtttttaatattggcACGGAGATTGTGAGATGCCAGTACTGCAAAGGTGAGTTTGCGACTTCTCATAaggccttttctttttgtacttAATTCATTTGTCATGCAgtttataaacaatttatttaaatatattagtttttttttcattttattttttggtagttgctgcttatatatttttgaatttgtagTTGTCTCTCCTCAGTATCATGAATTCCTATACACTTCACTTAGCAACCTAGATTGTTTACTGAACTTTATCATAagatcttttctttttgtagttaATTCATTTGTCATGCAGTTTATAAacaatttgtttaaatattagtttttttttttcatttttttttttggtagttgctgcttatatatttttgaatttgtagTTGTCTCTCCTCAGCATCATGAATTCCTATACACTTCACTTAGCAACCTAGATTGTTTACCgaactttattatatttgtacaacTACCAAATTGTTgccaagttttgaaaaaaattacaaagtgCACTTTTTAAATGTTAGGGTATTACACAAATTCGTGCTGCTTTTGCTGTATTTGTATGTTCATGGATATTCTTCTATTAATGGCTATATATACAGATTTCACCAGTTAacaacatataaataattacaaaaccctaataacacaaacacaataacaaaaatcttaaattaaaaatcctaataaaacaattacataatatcatcaaccagatttagattttgaagtattttaaaaacacaaaaaaaaaaagaaaaacttaccaTGGGAATCGAAGACAAAGGGTAGGTGAGGCCGACGGTCCGCGCGAGGGTGGGTGAGTTCCGGGAGATGGATATGGCAGCGCAACCCTAATAAAACAATTAAGATTTTTTCATCAACCAGATTTAGATTttgaagtattttaaaaaaaaaaaaaaacttaccatgAATCGAAGACAAAGGGTGAGGTGAGGCCGATGGTCCACGCGAGGGTGGGTGAATAGCGGCGCAAGgttcaacaacaacaacaacaacaacaaggagaagaaagaagaaagaagaagaagaaaagatgggagcgagtggaagaagaagaagaagaagaagaagaaagaaagaagaagaagaagaagaagaaagaagaaatggcAGAAGGGAGGGGAGGATTTGTGCGGCGCCGTTTCCGAAGGGTTTCGgcaacatgaagaagaagaagaaagaagaagaagaagaacaaagaagaagaagaagaaatgggaggGCTCGGGCTCGTGCGGCGCATTACAGATCGAAAGAGAGAAATATGAAACCGTAGGGTTTCATTTGATCTGCGcaaaaacgacgccgtttcagaAGGGATGGGCTCCCCTTTCTCGCATACTGGCTGGGCTTAAAATCATACCCACAAAGCCCAATTCAAATAGATCATTATATAAAACCACTATAAGGCTGGGCTCCCATTTCACTCATACGGGCTGGGCATAAAATCATACCCACAAAGCCCAATTCAAATAGATAATTATAAAACCACTATAAAAAGCccaaactcaaagaaaaaaaacaataccaacaataataataattcaatcaaaataaaagccaataatatataaaagactatcacaaattatatttataattgtaaagtaaACAAACACTTcgcaatttttaaaaaaataataaataattacaagatttatataaaaaacattAAGTTTTTAATAACAGATCttactcttatataaaataattacattacATTTAGACACTCATAAcggtatataacattacttttacTTAATTCAATTTGgtctttcatattttgtttttgataaattatatatgagtatcaaatagataaatttgtctaaatttttataaaaaaatatatatattttaaaaaaattatatttttaatatggttcactttttttttataaatgacttAGGTGTAACTTATCTATTTAGAGCCAAGATTattatcctttaatttttcGTCAACCTAAAAAAGAGGCAaagaatacatatatttattagtTGAAAGTGAGCTTTATTGGAcctactcaaagaaaaaaaacaataccaagaataataatatttaaatcaaaataaaaggcaataatatataaaagactatcacaaattatatttataattgtaaagtaaACAAACACTTcgcaatttttaaaaaaataataaataattacaagatttatataaaaaaaattaaatttttaataacaaatcttactcttttataaGATAATTGCATTACGTTTAGACACTCATaacagtatataatattacttttatttaattcgaTTTGgtctttcatgttttgtt
This genomic interval from Juglans microcarpa x Juglans regia isolate MS1-56 chromosome 4D, Jm3101_v1.0, whole genome shotgun sequence contains the following:
- the LOC121260787 gene encoding APO protein 3, mitochondrial-like, coding for MLPMRVRNAVNLLNIFTEISTESFIDVGKHFPAFYTTGSTCSELPIKRKKSERKPLVTSVNDLKREARLRRKERQKVQEVILQPPKNGLLVKGLVPVARQVYSARAKLHVCVSRVVKNIAIYTCSLCGEVHVGHPPHRIRTCNVAGSPTNKEHTWEKGGIGHVLPVVESFHLYDRIGRAVSHNERLEVDRIPALLELCVQAGVDIPEYPTRRRACPIYSLAGRVIDFERRFPKEDSPGKDINTYGFWDKKRNLNNDDKFMDLHSDDIQAISVQGMEEWEKMRSGASKLMEKYAVQTCGYCSEVQVGPKGHRVRNCQAFKHQMRDGQHAWQEATVDDLIPPVYVWHVRDGQRGELLVNGLKRYYGMLPAVVELFAQAGAYVGDHYAGVMREDVAVPDLDEEKLVV